One Cryptomeria japonica chromosome 9, Sugi_1.0, whole genome shotgun sequence genomic window carries:
- the LOC131063247 gene encoding transcription initiation factor IIB-2-like, with translation MDERYCSDCGRVTEIYVGATEAVCTTCGLVVDEDNIDNTQDVRIFDDNKDAQRVEKNQNFFNLENNELTSTVISGTGKGAQSLVRTQMKQNTNDKENKFSDLQMMTQWASLLELTDPVVQRAGRIYSYFLESGSVRRLSDTKIKALLVSSLYHAGKQLGQYKTMAEWVTVSELTQHQIYEAGTILKPHIERDVPNNCGGDEQNRNPNWLVSNCVLKQGSQVVKAFVSKLCHILKFDFRQRITAEEMAVEVVKSCNIRRKPASTAAAIVWVCSLLFDRKDCVNVIVKNSVSKKVIAATYKELLPDLERLVPTEKFGEPSDWRKKLRAP, from the coding sequence ATGGATGAACGCTATTGCTCGGACTGTGGAAGAGTGACAGAAATATATGTAGGGGCAACAGAAGCCGTGTGCACAACATGCGGCCTAGTAGTGGACGAAGATAACATTGATAACACACAAGATGTTCGAATCTTCGACGACAACAAAGATGCCCAGAGAGTAGAAAAGAATCAGAATTTCTTCAACCTGGAAAACAATGAACTCACCTCAACTGTTATAAGCGGCACTGGGAAAGGAGCACAAAGTTTGGTCCGCACCCAAATGAAGCAGAACACAAATGACAAGGAAAACAAATTTTCAGATCTCCAAATGATGACCCAATGGGCTTCCCTTCTAGAGTTAACCGACCCAGTTGTTCAACGCGCAGGGCGAATTTATAGTTACTTCTTAGAATCCGGTTCAGTTCGCAGACTCAGTGATACTAAAATCAAGGCTTTGCTTGTCTCTTCTCTTTACCATGCTGGCAAGCAGCTTGGACAATATAAAACCATGGCAGAATGGGTAACAGTTTCTGAACTAACGCAGCATCAGATTTATGAAGCGGGAACAATACTTAAACCTCATATAGAAAGAGACGTGCCGAATAATTGTGGTGGTGATGAgcagaatagaaaccctaattggCTGGTTTCCAACTGTGTGCTCAAACAGGGCAGTCAGGTTGTCAAGGCATTTGTTTCTAAGCTCTGTCATATATTGAAATTTGATTTTAGGCAGCGTATAACTGCAGAGGAAATGGCAGTCGAGGTTGTGAAATCTTGCAATATAAGGAGGAAACCGGCGTCCACAGCTGCTGCTATTGTTTGGGTTTGTTCGCTTCTCTTTGATCGGAAGGATTGTGTGAATGTGATTGTGAAGAATTCTGTTAGCAAAAAGGTTATAGCTGCCACATATAAAGAGTTACTGCCAGATCTTGAAAGGTTGGTGCCTACAGAAAAGTTTGGTGAGCCCAGCGATTGGCGAAAAAAGCTTAGAGCTCCATAG